A genome region from Primulina eburnea isolate SZY01 chromosome 9, ASM2296580v1, whole genome shotgun sequence includes the following:
- the LOC140840405 gene encoding uncharacterized protein isoform X2, producing MAIIRYTSLFSSPILSLKYASIKVPITNSRVAMSANRTTHFSVKAQSRSSVKNMVFEDQSAGVVCYKDENGEIICEGFDEGPRFQPQLSIFDNNKSSSIEIIDLFQRCWLQPVDGDDHEIKSEGKGFSVAN from the exons ATGGCTATCATCAGATATACTTCTCTGTTTTCATCTCCAATTCTATCTCTAAAGTATGCTTCAATTAAAGTGCCAATTACAAATAGTAGAGTGGCCATGTCTGCAAACAGGACTACTCATTTCTCAGTTAAAGCACAGAGCAGATCATCTGTCAAAAACATG GTCTTCGAGGATCAATCTGCTGGTGTTGTTTGTTACAAAGATGAAAATGGGGAGATAATATGTGAAGGATTCGACGAGGGCCCTCGATTTCAACCTCAATTATCGATTTTCGATAACAATAAATCAAG TAGCATTGAGATAATCGACCTATTTCAAAGATGTTGGCTTCAACCAGTTGATGGAGATGATCATGAGATCAAAAGTGAAGGCAAGGGATTTTCTGTGGCAAACTGA
- the LOC140840405 gene encoding uncharacterized protein isoform X1, with amino-acid sequence MAIIRYTSLFSSPILSLKYASIKVPITNSRVAMSANRTTHFSVKAQSRSSVKNMVFEDQSAGVVCYKDENGEIICEGFDEGPRFQPQLSIFDNNKSSSSIEIIDLFQRCWLQPVDGDDHEIKSEGKGFSVAN; translated from the exons ATGGCTATCATCAGATATACTTCTCTGTTTTCATCTCCAATTCTATCTCTAAAGTATGCTTCAATTAAAGTGCCAATTACAAATAGTAGAGTGGCCATGTCTGCAAACAGGACTACTCATTTCTCAGTTAAAGCACAGAGCAGATCATCTGTCAAAAACATG GTCTTCGAGGATCAATCTGCTGGTGTTGTTTGTTACAAAGATGAAAATGGGGAGATAATATGTGAAGGATTCGACGAGGGCCCTCGATTTCAACCTCAATTATCGATTTTCGATAACAATAAATCAAG CAGTAGCATTGAGATAATCGACCTATTTCAAAGATGTTGGCTTCAACCAGTTGATGGAGATGATCATGAGATCAAAAGTGAAGGCAAGGGATTTTCTGTGGCAAACTGA